In the Phycisphaerales bacterium genome, one interval contains:
- the trxB gene encoding thioredoxin-disulfide reductase: protein MTEVCKVIIIGSGPAAWTAAIYAARANLSPVVCVGVPKSNPAPVLPGGQLMLTTDVENYPGFPEGVSGPDMMAAFRSQAERFETKIIEDDVVSCDFSSTPLKLTQANGQTLSAHAVIIATGATANWLGLENEMRLAQSGGGVSACAVCDGALPMFRDQPLAVIGGGDSAMEEASYLTKFASTVYVIHRRSEFRASKTMQDRVLNAENAEVLWNKQVIDVLGEDRISAVLLEDTVTGEKSQVEVTGMFVAIGHTPASEFLEGTSIAMDDKKYVKLETRTSHTNLPGVFAAGDVADSVYRQAVTAAGMGCQAALDAERWLADQGIE from the coding sequence ATGACAGAAGTATGCAAGGTCATCATTATTGGAAGTGGTCCAGCAGCCTGGACAGCGGCGATCTATGCAGCAAGGGCTAATCTCTCGCCAGTTGTTTGTGTTGGTGTGCCAAAATCAAACCCTGCACCGGTGCTGCCAGGTGGGCAACTTATGCTGACCACTGATGTTGAAAATTATCCTGGCTTTCCTGAAGGTGTGAGCGGTCCTGACATGATGGCTGCCTTTCGTAGCCAGGCAGAGCGTTTTGAAACTAAGATCATCGAGGATGATGTTGTTTCCTGTGATTTTTCATCAACACCGCTTAAATTGACTCAGGCCAACGGCCAGACCTTGTCTGCGCATGCGGTGATTATTGCAACTGGTGCGACTGCAAATTGGCTGGGCCTTGAGAATGAAATGAGGCTGGCTCAAAGTGGCGGGGGCGTGAGTGCATGTGCTGTTTGCGATGGCGCCTTGCCTATGTTCCGTGATCAACCATTGGCGGTTATTGGTGGCGGTGACTCGGCAATGGAAGAAGCAAGCTATCTGACTAAATTTGCATCAACGGTCTATGTGATTCACAGGAGATCAGAATTCCGCGCCTCTAAAACGATGCAAGATCGTGTTCTCAATGCCGAGAATGCTGAGGTGCTTTGGAATAAGCAGGTCATCGATGTGCTTGGTGAAGACCGAATCAGTGCCGTCTTATTAGAAGATACTGTTACTGGTGAGAAGTCCCAAGTTGAAGTAACGGGAATGTTTGTCGCGATCGGGCACACGCCAGCGTCAGAGTTTCTGGAGGGAACATCAATTGCGATGGATGACAAGAAGTACGTGAAGCTTGAAACACGTACGAGTCATACAAATTTACCTGGTGTCTTCGCTGCTGGTGATGTTGCTGATAGCGTCTATCGACAAGCGGTTACTGCAGCGGGCATGGGGTGTCAGGCGGCACTTGATGCGGAGCGATGGTTGGCTGACCAAGGCATCGAATAG